In Solanum pennellii chromosome 3, SPENNV200, a single window of DNA contains:
- the LOC107012990 gene encoding probable 2-oxoglutarate-dependent dioxygenase At5g05600 isoform X2 yields MKSTQDYHWPEPIVRVQSLSDSGICTIPTKYVKPLNDRPCLSHFSDVNIPTIDLEGINNFKEISEACRDWGFFQVVNHGVPPELMDEARQVWREFFHQPMDVKQSYGNTPKTYEGYGSRLGVEKDAILDWSDYYFLHYLPGYLKDYNKWPALPSSLREVMEEYSKQVVNFGGRLMKILSENLGLKEDVLQNAFGGEDIGACLRVNFYPKCPQPDLTLGLSPHSDPGGMTILLPDQHVAGLQVRRNANWITVKPASHAFIVNIGDQIQSIHLSY; encoded by the exons ATGAAATCCACACAAGATTATCATTGGCCTGAACCAATAGTTCGTGTGCAATCTTTATCTGATAGTGGGATTTGTACAATTCCAACAAAATATGTGAAGCCACTCAATGATAGGCCATGTTTGAGTCATTTTAGTGATGTTAATATTCCAACCATTGATCTTGAAGGaatcaataattttaaagaaatatcaGAAGCGTGTCGAGATTGGGGGTTTTTTCAGGTTGTTAATCATGGCGTTCCCCCAGAGCTGATGGATGAAGCACGACAAGTTTGGAGAGAGTTTTTCCATCAACCGATGGATGTTAAGCAAAGTTATGGAAATACGCCGAAAACTTATGAAGGATATGGAAGCAGACTTGGAGTGGAGAAAGATGCTATTCTTGATTGGAgtgattattattttcttcattatctTCCTGGATATTTGAAGGACTATAACAAATGGCCTGCCCTCCCTTCTTCCCTAAG GGAAGTGATGGAAGAATATTCAAAACAAGTGGTGAATTTTGGTGGACGTTTAATGAAGATATTATCAGAAAATCTTGGATTAAAAGAAGATGTTTTACAAAATGCATTTGGTGGTGAAGATATAGGAGCATGTCTAAGGGTAAACTTTTATCCAAAATGTCCACAACCAGACTTGACCTTAGGCCTTTCTCCACATTCGGATCCTGGTGGCATGACCATTCTCCTCCCTGACCAGCATGTTGCCGGCCTTCAGGTCCGACGCAACGCTAATTGGATCACTGTAAAGCCAGCTTCACATGCTTTCATAGTCAATATAGGCGATCAAATTCAG AGTATACATCTCAGCTATTGA
- the LOC107012990 gene encoding probable 2-oxoglutarate-dependent dioxygenase At5g05600 isoform X1 encodes MKSTQDYHWPEPIVRVQSLSDSGICTIPTKYVKPLNDRPCLSHFSDVNIPTIDLEGINNFKEISEACRDWGFFQVVNHGVPPELMDEARQVWREFFHQPMDVKQSYGNTPKTYEGYGSRLGVEKDAILDWSDYYFLHYLPGYLKDYNKWPALPSSLREVMEEYSKQVVNFGGRLMKILSENLGLKEDVLQNAFGGEDIGACLRVNFYPKCPQPDLTLGLSPHSDPGGMTILLPDQHVAGLQVRRNANWITVKPASHAFIVNIGDQIQILSNAIYKSVEHRVMVNSTEERISLAFFYNPKSDLMIEPVKELLTTHNISPLYPPRTFDQYRLYIRTKGPQGKSQLGESNKSNPQHDKCN; translated from the exons ATGAAATCCACACAAGATTATCATTGGCCTGAACCAATAGTTCGTGTGCAATCTTTATCTGATAGTGGGATTTGTACAATTCCAACAAAATATGTGAAGCCACTCAATGATAGGCCATGTTTGAGTCATTTTAGTGATGTTAATATTCCAACCATTGATCTTGAAGGaatcaataattttaaagaaatatcaGAAGCGTGTCGAGATTGGGGGTTTTTTCAGGTTGTTAATCATGGCGTTCCCCCAGAGCTGATGGATGAAGCACGACAAGTTTGGAGAGAGTTTTTCCATCAACCGATGGATGTTAAGCAAAGTTATGGAAATACGCCGAAAACTTATGAAGGATATGGAAGCAGACTTGGAGTGGAGAAAGATGCTATTCTTGATTGGAgtgattattattttcttcattatctTCCTGGATATTTGAAGGACTATAACAAATGGCCTGCCCTCCCTTCTTCCCTAAG GGAAGTGATGGAAGAATATTCAAAACAAGTGGTGAATTTTGGTGGACGTTTAATGAAGATATTATCAGAAAATCTTGGATTAAAAGAAGATGTTTTACAAAATGCATTTGGTGGTGAAGATATAGGAGCATGTCTAAGGGTAAACTTTTATCCAAAATGTCCACAACCAGACTTGACCTTAGGCCTTTCTCCACATTCGGATCCTGGTGGCATGACCATTCTCCTCCCTGACCAGCATGTTGCCGGCCTTCAGGTCCGACGCAACGCTAATTGGATCACTGTAAAGCCAGCTTCACATGCTTTCATAGTCAATATAGGCGATCAAATTCAG ATATTAAGCAATGCAATATATAAGAGTGTTGAGCATCGAGTGATGGTCAATTCGACAGAAGAACGCATCTCCCTGGCGTTTTTCTACAATCCAAAAAGTGATTTGATGATAGAACCAGTAAAGGAGCTGCTCACCACACACAATATTTCTCCATTGTATCCACCAAGAACCTTTGATCAGTATAGACTCTACATAAGGACTAAAGGGCCTCAGGGAAAATCACAGTTAGGGgaatcaaataaatcaaatccCCAACATGACAAATGTAATTGA
- the LOC107012990 gene encoding probable 2-oxoglutarate-dependent dioxygenase At5g05600 isoform X3, with protein MKSTQDYHWPEPIVRVQSLSDSGICTIPTKYVKPLNDRPCLSHFSDVNIPTIDLEGINNFKEISEACRDWGFFQVVNHGVPPELMDEARQVWREFFHQPMDVKQSYGNTPKTYEGYGSRLGVEKDAILDWSDYYFLHYLPGYLKDYNKWPALPSSLREVMEEYSKQVVNFGGRLMKILSENLGLKEDVLQNAFGGEDIGACLRVNFYPKCPQPDLTLGLSPHSDPGGMTILLPDQHVAGLQVRRNANWITVKPASHAFIVNIGDQIQISK; from the exons ATGAAATCCACACAAGATTATCATTGGCCTGAACCAATAGTTCGTGTGCAATCTTTATCTGATAGTGGGATTTGTACAATTCCAACAAAATATGTGAAGCCACTCAATGATAGGCCATGTTTGAGTCATTTTAGTGATGTTAATATTCCAACCATTGATCTTGAAGGaatcaataattttaaagaaatatcaGAAGCGTGTCGAGATTGGGGGTTTTTTCAGGTTGTTAATCATGGCGTTCCCCCAGAGCTGATGGATGAAGCACGACAAGTTTGGAGAGAGTTTTTCCATCAACCGATGGATGTTAAGCAAAGTTATGGAAATACGCCGAAAACTTATGAAGGATATGGAAGCAGACTTGGAGTGGAGAAAGATGCTATTCTTGATTGGAgtgattattattttcttcattatctTCCTGGATATTTGAAGGACTATAACAAATGGCCTGCCCTCCCTTCTTCCCTAAG GGAAGTGATGGAAGAATATTCAAAACAAGTGGTGAATTTTGGTGGACGTTTAATGAAGATATTATCAGAAAATCTTGGATTAAAAGAAGATGTTTTACAAAATGCATTTGGTGGTGAAGATATAGGAGCATGTCTAAGGGTAAACTTTTATCCAAAATGTCCACAACCAGACTTGACCTTAGGCCTTTCTCCACATTCGGATCCTGGTGGCATGACCATTCTCCTCCCTGACCAGCATGTTGCCGGCCTTCAGGTCCGACGCAACGCTAATTGGATCACTGTAAAGCCAGCTTCACATGCTTTCATAGTCAATATAGGCGATCAAATTCAG ATTAGCAAGTAA